The Deltaproteobacteria bacterium genomic sequence ACAATTAAATCGGCCGCGGTGAAAACATTTTCATCGTGCAACCCCAGATACCAATCAACGGGTGACCCCTTAAAAGGTTCGATGCTTTTTTCAAGCTGGGTTTTATCGCGCAAATCCGCAACGGCCGGTCTCGCACCCTTCAACAAACAATAGCGCAAAGCGGCCTGCCCCGACTTTCCAAAACCCACAATCAAAACTTTTTTGTTTAACAGATCCATAATATTCTTAAAATACCTTTCCCTGATTTGTCATTCCCGCGAAGGCGGGAATCCAGTTCTCATATCGCGAGCTTTCAACAAATTCTGGATCCCCGCTCCCTGCCTACTCCCTGCAGGGACAAGCTTCGCGGGGATGACATTCTCGCTTACCGTAACTTCAACGTACTCAAACTTGCTAAAGCCAAAATTAGCGAGATGATCCAAAATCTCACAATCACTTTTGATTCAGGCCAACCTTTCAATTCAAAATGATGATGCAACGGTGCCATCCGAAAAATTCTTTTTCCTGTCATCTTGAAAGAAGTCACCTGACAAATCACCGATAAAGTTTCCAAAACAAAAACTCCACCGATGACCACAAGCAACAATTCGTTTTTCGTCAACAACGCCACCAATCCCAACATCCCCCCCAAACTTAAAGAGCCAACATCTCCCATAAAAATTTGCGCGGGGTGGGAGTTAAACCATAAAAACCCGATGAGAGCGCCGGCAATGGCGCCGCATACCACCGAAACTTCGGCGCAGTTGGGAATGTAGGGAATCTGCAAATAGGCGGCAATTTTGATGTGACCGGAAATATAGGCAAAAATACCGTAAGCGAGAAAAGAAATAATGGCGGGTCCCGTGACCAAACCATCCAAACCATCGGTCAAATTAACTGCGTTACTTGTCCCCACCAACACAAAAATTCCAAACGGAATGTAAAACCACCCCAGATTGATCAACACCTGTTTCATAAAGGGAACTGAAAGATGAGTATCAAAACCAAACCCGTCATACAAAATAAGGGCAACCAAACCGCAGACCACAAGTTGTATCGGAAATTTGTAACGGGCGCGAATACCGTGCGCATCTTTCAAAACCACTTTGAGATAATCATCGAGAAAACCAATGGCCCCCAAAGCCACTCCTATTCCAAGAATAAGCCAGACAAAACTGTCATCGAGTTTCGCCCAAAGAAGAGAGGAAACTAAAATCGCAATTAAAATTAAAACCCCACCCATCGTGGGCGTTTTACCTTTTGTTTCATGATGTGTTTTGGGAACGTATTCCCACAGGGTTTGCAAAAATTGTTTCTTCTGAATAAAAGCAATCCATGTTTTGCCAAAAGCAAAAGTGATGATCATGGCGGTAAACAACGCCATGAAAGTGCGGAACGTGATGTAACGGACCACATTGAGGGCCGCTATTTGATCATGCAATGGATAGAGCCAGTGATAAAACATATTTTTTATGTACTCATGTGTTTATGTATTGATGTGCTCATGTCAGCATCAATACATGGGCACATGAACACATGAACACAACTATTTACATTCCAAATCGCTCTTTTAGAGCATCTACAATTGTTTCGAGATGCATCGCCCGTGAACCTTTTACCAAAACAACGTCTCCGGCCTTAAGATCCGGCATAATTTTTTGTGCAAGGGCCGTTTCATTTTCTGCAATGGTGATGGATTCCTGAGGAAGACCCGCTTGCAGTGCCCCCTCGGCAAAATGTTTTGCGAATTCTCCAATAACAAATAATTTCGAAACACCCTGTTCCACCGCTTTTTTCCCGACTTCTTTATGTAATTCTTCAGAAGCGTCGCCCAATTCTTTCATGTCACCCAAAACCGCAATAAAACGTCCGCCTCTTTTGGCGCTCCCCACCGTGCGAAAGGCCGCTTCCATCGACGGCGGGTTGGCATTGTAGGCATCGTTCACAAGCCGCACACCATTTGTTAATTGTATTTGTTCGAAGCGCATTTTGAGTGGTTTGAAATTTTCCAAACCTTTTTTCATCGCTTCAACGGGAAGATCAAGCCCCATCGCAATAGCGCACGCGGTCATAACATTCATCACATTATGTGTTCCGGTTGTTTTCAATTTGGCTTCCAATAATTTTCCCTGAACCGAAATTTTCAATTCCATCGAATCAAAACCAACACTCTCCATATGTTCAAAACGAACATCGCATTTGGAGCCCATCCCAAAAGAAATCTTCTTACCTTTGAAAGACTGAACCTGTTTGGAAAGAAAAGGATCTTCCGCGTTATAAACAGCGATACCTTTTGGACTCATTGTTTTGTAGAGCTCCGCTTTGGCACTCGCCACCGATTCCACTGTCTGGAGTTTTTCCAGATGGGCGGCAGAAGCATTGGTAACGGCGCCTACGGTGGGATCGGCAATTTCCGTTAAACGTTGTATCTCGCCAAAGGCATTCATCCCGATTTCAAAAACAGCCGCCTGATGATTTTTATTAAGTTGATTCAGCATAAGAGGAAGACCGATGAGATTATTAAAATTCCCCTCCGTTTTGAGAGTGTTCCATTTTGTCGAAAAAATCGAGGCGGTCATTTCTTTTGTCGTCGTTTTTCCGTTGCTTCCGGTTATGGCAACACACGGAATATCAAACCGCTGTCTCCACCATTGCGCGATATCTCCAAGCGCTTTGAGCGTGTCTGGAACTTGAAAAATCCACGCAGGACTGTGGACCATGGACCATGGACTATGGACCACAGATACAACCACGCCCCAAGCACCATTTTTTATTGCTGTTTCGCAAAATTTTTGACCGTCGAAGTGGGGACCCTTCAAAGCGAAAAAAAGTTCTCCGGGTTTGATCGTGCGGGTGTCCGTTGCAATGCCCGCACAGGAGGCCTCTGCCCCCTCGCGAATTACTTTTGCTCCCGTTGCTTTTAAAAATTCCTTCACATTAAACTCCATTTAAAATCTCCCTAGAGCGTATCTCATAAATCGTTTATGAAAGTTGTCATTCTGAGTCCTTCACTTTGTCATTCTGAGCGAAGCGAAGAATCCAATTGTTTATCAAGTAGATCCTTCGCTTCGCTCAGGATGACACCCATTTATGAGATATGCCCTAGCGATACTCACATCATCAAACGGTTTTTTGACTCCCTGAATCTCCTGATAATTTTCGTGTCCTTTTCCGGCGATCAAAATACAGTCTCCCGGTTTTGCCATTTCAAAAACTTTTGCAATGGCCTCTTTCCGGTCAACAATTTTGAAAATATTTTCAGGGTGTTTAAACCCCCTAACTACTTCGTCAATAATTTCTTCGGGTTTTTCGTTGCGGGGGTTGTCAGAAGTCACAATCGTCACATCACTGAACCGTTCGACAGCAGACGCCATCAAGGGGCGTTTGGTTCTGTCCCGATTTCCGCCGCAACCAAAAACGGTGATAAGCCGTTTGGGATTCAACTGACGGAGTGTCTGCAAAACATTTTCCAGAGCGGCCGGTGTATGGGCAAAGTCCACAAAAACTTCAAAACCTTTTTGATTTGGAATTTTTTGCAGACGTCCGGGGACGGCGCTGAAAGAGGCAACTCCCAGACTGATTTGATCAATGGGAATTTCCATCGCAAGAGCGGCAGAAACTGCCGCCAAGATATTGGAAGCATTAAATAAACCGATCAACGGAGAGGAAAGAGTAAAATTTCCCTGTGGAGAAACGACTTCAAGTCTCAACCCCTGCCAGCTTGTTCTCAGAGATTTCAGATAAACGTCGGTTTTGTCTTTGACGCTGTAACGCCATATTTTTGCCGGCAAGCCGCCAGCCAAAGTTCTTCCATAAGCATCATCCCAATTAAGCACCGCCCAGAGAGAACGCTTTTCACTGACCACCAGACGTTCCCGAAAAAATTTCGCCTTTGCGGCAAAATATTTTTCCATCGTCTGATGGTAATCGAGATGATCTTGAGAAAGATTCGTGAAAATTCCCCCGTCAAAATGACAACCAACAATCCGTTTTAAATCGACAGCGTGGGAAGTCACCTCCATCACGCAATCGGTCACGCCTTTCGCAACCATTTGCTTGAATATTTTTTGGAGGTCGTAAGATTCAGGCGTGGTTCTTGTTGCCTCAAATTCTTTTCCTGCGTAACGATAAGTCACCGTACTCAAGAGACCTGATTTCAGATGGGCCGCTCGCAAAATTGATTCCAAAATAAAAGCCGTTGTGGTTTTTCCGTTGGTGCCTGTGATTCCAACCAACCTTAAATGTTTTGTCGGCTCTCCGAAAAGAATGGAAGAAAGTCTGGCCAGACAATCTCTGGTATCTTCGACAATAATTTTGGAAACGCGTGACGGAACCGAAACATCTCTCTCTACCATCACCGCGGTAGCCCCTTTGGCAATGGCTTCCCCGATCCACTGATGCCCGTCGGTCTGCAAACCGCGAATCGCCACAAAACAACTCCCGGGTTTCACCTGAGAGGTGTGATAAGCCAAGTCCGTAATGTTAAGACTCTCATCTCCGGAAAATTGGAGTCTCTTCAAACCTTGTAAAAGTTGTCCCAGTTTCATATTTGAGCGAACCTTCGTTGCAATTTGCAACCAATCCATTGCCAGAGCCCTCTCTTCCTAATACATCGGTTCAAATTCAACAAAAATTTTTGATCCTGCCGACACGAGCGCACCCGCCTCCGGCCTTTGTGTGATGGCCTTTCCCCGTCCTTTGAATTCCACTTCTATCGGAAAAGCACCCGCCGATTTCAAAACGTGCCGCAAAGAAGACCCATGAAAATCAGGAACCTTGAAGAGATTTCCCTCCTGAGTCATGGCGGTATCCGCCACCATTTTAGCGGGCTCCGGCAGAGTTTCTTTCTTTGCAATCCAAACTCCTTTTTCATCCTGAGGCGGCACCCCTAAATAAGGAAGGGCATGCAACATTAATTCCTTGAAGGCGGGTCCTGCTACGACACCGCCATAATAAGAGCTTTGTGGTTCATCCAACAAAACAAGTCCCACCAATTGGGGATCATTTGACGGAGCAAAACCAATAAAGGAGGCCACGTATTTTCCTTTCGAGTAACCTCCATGCCCTTCAACTTTTTGTGCCGTGCCGGTTTTTCCCGCCACCGGATATTCTTCAATGGCCGCCAGCGGTGCCGTTCCCCCTTTTTCAACCACACGTTTCAACATTTCCGTCAGCATGGAAGCGGTCCGTGAAGAAATCGGTTGGGCAACACTTTGCGGTTGTTCTTCAAAAAGAATTTCTCCATTTTTTCCGATAATTTTTTCAACCAGATAGGGTTTCATGCGCGTGCCACCATTCGCAATTGTTCCGAAAGCGGAAAGAATTTGGAGAGGAGTGATGCCAATTCCCTGTCCAAAAGAAATGTTTGCTTGTTCGATGGGACGCCATTTTTTGTAATGACGCAAAATGCCTCCCACCTCTCCGGGAAAATCGATTCCTGTTTTGTGTCCGAAACCAAAACCCGTTATTACTTCATAAAATTTTTCCCGTCCCAGTTTTTGGCTGACTTTATAAATGCCGATGTTGCTGGAAACTTTGATA encodes the following:
- a CDS encoding phospho-N-acetylmuramoyl-pentapeptide-transferase; the encoded protein is MFYHWLYPLHDQIAALNVVRYITFRTFMALFTAMIITFAFGKTWIAFIQKKQFLQTLWEYVPKTHHETKGKTPTMGGVLILIAILVSSLLWAKLDDSFVWLILGIGVALGAIGFLDDYLKVVLKDAHGIRARYKFPIQLVVCGLVALILYDGFGFDTHLSVPFMKQVLINLGWFYIPFGIFVLVGTSNAVNLTDGLDGLVTGPAIISFLAYGIFAYISGHIKIAAYLQIPYIPNCAEVSVVCGAIAGALIGFLWFNSHPAQIFMGDVGSLSLGGMLGLVALLTKNELLLVVIGGVFVLETLSVICQVTSFKMTGKRIFRMAPLHHHFELKGWPESKVIVRFWIISLILALASLSTLKLR
- a CDS encoding UDP-N-acetylmuramoyl-tripeptide--D-alanyl-D-alanine ligase, with amino-acid sequence MEFNVKEFLKATGAKVIREGAEASCAGIATDTRTIKPGELFFALKGPHFDGQKFCETAIKNGAWGVVVSVVHSPWSMVHSPAWIFQVPDTLKALGDIAQWWRQRFDIPCVAITGSNGKTTTKEMTASIFSTKWNTLKTEGNFNNLIGLPLMLNQLNKNHQAAVFEIGMNAFGEIQRLTEIADPTVGAVTNASAAHLEKLQTVESVASAKAELYKTMSPKGIAVYNAEDPFLSKQVQSFKGKKISFGMGSKCDVRFEHMESVGFDSMELKISVQGKLLEAKLKTTGTHNVMNVMTACAIAMGLDLPVEAMKKGLENFKPLKMRFEQIQLTNGVRLVNDAYNANPPSMEAAFRTVGSAKRGGRFIAVLGDMKELGDASEELHKEVGKKAVEQGVSKLFVIGEFAKHFAEGALQAGLPQESITIAENETALAQKIMPDLKAGDVVLVKGSRAMHLETIVDALKERFGM
- a CDS encoding UDP-N-acetylmuramoyl-L-alanyl-D-glutamate--2,6-diaminopimelate ligase gives rise to the protein MKLGQLLQGLKRLQFSGDESLNITDLAYHTSQVKPGSCFVAIRGLQTDGHQWIGEAIAKGATAVMVERDVSVPSRVSKIIVEDTRDCLARLSSILFGEPTKHLRLVGITGTNGKTTTAFILESILRAAHLKSGLLSTVTYRYAGKEFEATRTTPESYDLQKIFKQMVAKGVTDCVMEVTSHAVDLKRIVGCHFDGGIFTNLSQDHLDYHQTMEKYFAAKAKFFRERLVVSEKRSLWAVLNWDDAYGRTLAGGLPAKIWRYSVKDKTDVYLKSLRTSWQGLRLEVVSPQGNFTLSSPLIGLFNASNILAAVSAALAMEIPIDQISLGVASFSAVPGRLQKIPNQKGFEVFVDFAHTPAALENVLQTLRQLNPKRLITVFGCGGNRDRTKRPLMASAVERFSDVTIVTSDNPRNEKPEEIIDEVVRGFKHPENIFKIVDRKEAIAKVFEMAKPGDCILIAGKGHENYQEIQGVKKPFDDVSIARAYLINGCHPERSEGST